One stretch of Acidobacteriota bacterium DNA includes these proteins:
- a CDS encoding DNA gyrase subunit A encodes MADEQNPQLPLTPPGGEPPQGPGAANIIPINVEEEMRRSYLDYSMSVIIGRALPDVRDGLKPVHRRVLYAMNEMGLQHNKKYTKCAKVVGQAMGQYHPHGDTAIYDTLVRLAQDFSLRYPLIDGQGNFGSVDGDPPAAMRYTECRLRKIAGEILSDIDKETVDFVPNYDESTIEPTVLPTRIPNLLINGSNGIAVGMATNIPPHNLTEIVNATITLVQTPQTTLKEILKIVKGPDFPTGGFIYGRSGIEQAYTNGRGRFTVRAKAAIENLAQGRQAIIVTEIPYQVNKASLIKRIAELVNNKAIDDISDVRDESDRDGMRIVIELKRGAESQIVLNQLYKHTSMQESFSMIFLAVVNNQPREMGLVQAIQHFIDHRVDVVRRRTAYLVARAREREHILEGYKIALDDLDQVIKLIRGSASRSDAREALLAANFKVTDKQIHSTGKLSGRQADAILDLQLYRLTRLSTDEIFNELAEIRERIAEYESILASEKKLRNVIVKELEEIKKEYGDERRTTITDEGVEITLEDLVADEQVAVTVSHSGYLKRTALSTYRQQRRGGMGRKGMSTREEDFVEQLLIASTHAYLLIFTSAGRVYWLKVYEIPDVGPAGKGKAIASLISLQPGEKVRAILNVRDLEEENKYVFFATAKATVKKTPLKDFSNVMSRGIIAIGIEKDDELVAARITDGNRIVFLASHDGMAIRFEEADVRSMGRPAYGVRGMDLHNKDYIVGMAVTDPAEAKKPAEKKESGAEGEHKPAPSLILSVTENGYGKRTDAEEYRLISRGGKGVINVKTTERNGKVTAIMQVEEDSECMLISQYGKIIRLPNSQIRETGRNAQGVRLLHLDPGDRVAAAVVIPPEEKNENGTLLQ; translated from the coding sequence ATGGCTGACGAACAGAACCCCCAACTTCCCCTAACACCTCCTGGCGGTGAGCCGCCGCAAGGACCAGGCGCAGCCAACATTATTCCTATCAACGTGGAAGAGGAGATGCGCCGGTCGTATCTCGATTACTCCATGTCGGTGATCATCGGGCGCGCATTGCCCGACGTCCGCGATGGACTCAAGCCTGTGCATCGTCGTGTGCTCTATGCCATGAACGAGATGGGCCTTCAGCACAACAAGAAGTACACGAAGTGCGCCAAGGTCGTTGGACAGGCGATGGGCCAATACCATCCGCACGGCGATACCGCCATCTATGACACCCTGGTTCGTCTTGCCCAGGACTTCTCGTTGCGTTATCCACTGATAGATGGCCAGGGAAACTTTGGATCAGTCGATGGCGATCCTCCGGCGGCGATGCGTTACACCGAGTGCCGCTTGCGAAAGATCGCCGGCGAAATACTCTCCGACATCGACAAGGAGACGGTCGATTTCGTTCCTAACTACGACGAATCCACCATTGAGCCCACGGTTCTTCCTACACGCATTCCTAACCTGCTGATCAACGGTTCGAACGGAATTGCGGTGGGAATGGCGACAAACATCCCGCCGCACAATCTCACCGAGATCGTCAATGCAACGATCACTCTGGTTCAGACTCCGCAAACCACGCTGAAAGAAATTCTGAAGATCGTAAAAGGGCCAGACTTTCCCACCGGCGGTTTTATCTATGGCCGCAGCGGAATCGAGCAGGCGTACACGAATGGGCGTGGTCGCTTCACAGTTCGCGCAAAGGCAGCCATCGAGAACCTGGCCCAGGGACGTCAGGCAATCATCGTTACAGAGATTCCATACCAGGTAAATAAGGCATCGCTCATTAAGCGCATCGCCGAGCTCGTAAACAACAAAGCAATTGACGACATCTCTGACGTGCGCGACGAATCCGATCGCGACGGCATGCGCATTGTAATCGAACTCAAGCGCGGCGCAGAATCTCAAATCGTCCTCAACCAGCTCTACAAGCACACCTCGATGCAAGAGAGCTTCAGCATGATCTTCCTGGCGGTGGTCAACAACCAGCCACGCGAAATGGGCCTGGTGCAGGCGATCCAGCACTTCATCGATCACCGCGTCGATGTTGTGCGCCGCAGAACCGCGTACTTGGTGGCCCGCGCACGGGAACGCGAGCACATCCTCGAAGGCTACAAGATCGCGCTCGACGATCTCGACCAAGTCATAAAACTCATTCGCGGATCGGCATCGCGCTCCGATGCTCGCGAAGCCCTGCTTGCCGCAAACTTTAAGGTCACCGACAAGCAGATTCACTCAACTGGCAAGCTGAGCGGACGTCAGGCGGACGCCATTCTCGATCTGCAACTCTACCGGCTGACGCGGCTCTCGACGGACGAAATCTTCAACGAGCTCGCCGAAATTCGCGAGCGCATCGCTGAGTACGAGAGCATTCTGGCGTCGGAAAAGAAGCTGCGTAACGTGATCGTGAAGGAACTCGAAGAGATCAAGAAGGAATACGGCGACGAGCGCCGCACGACGATTACCGACGAGGGTGTCGAGATCACGCTTGAAGACTTGGTGGCCGATGAACAGGTGGCGGTCACCGTCTCTCACTCCGGTTATCTCAAGCGGACTGCGCTTTCAACCTATCGGCAGCAGCGCCGTGGCGGCATGGGTCGCAAAGGCATGAGCACACGGGAAGAGGACTTCGTCGAGCAATTGCTCATCGCGTCCACGCACGCTTACTTGCTTATCTTCACGAGCGCCGGCCGCGTGTACTGGCTCAAAGTATACGAGATTCCCGATGTGGGACCCGCCGGCAAGGGCAAAGCCATTGCCAGCCTGATCTCGCTGCAACCCGGCGAGAAGGTCCGCGCGATCCTTAACGTGCGCGATCTCGAAGAAGAGAACAAGTATGTGTTCTTCGCGACGGCCAAAGCCACCGTAAAGAAGACTCCTCTCAAGGACTTCTCCAATGTCATGTCACGCGGCATCATTGCCATCGGTATCGAGAAGGATGACGAGCTGGTCGCCGCCCGGATTACTGATGGCAACAGGATCGTGTTTCTCGCCTCCCATGATGGTATGGCGATTCGCTTCGAAGAGGCCGATGTGCGTTCGATGGGCCGTCCCGCGTATGGAGTTCGCGGCATGGATCTGCATAACAAGGATTACATCGTCGGCATGGCCGTTACCGATCCTGCCGAAGCCAAGAAGCCCGCGGAAAAGAAAGAAAGCGGCGCTGAGGGCGAGCATAAGCCGGCGCCATCGCTGATTTTGTCAGTGACAGAAAACGGATACGGCAAACGCACCGACGCCGAAGAGTACCGGCTGATATCGCGAGGCGGCAAAGGCGTCATCAACGTCAAGACCACGGAACGCAACGGTAAGGTGACGGCGATCATGCAGGTGGAAGAGGATTCCGAATGCATGCTCATTAGCCAATACGGCAAGATCATCCGGCTCCCGAATAGCCAGATCCGCGAAACCGGACGTAACGCGCAAGGCGTACGCCTGCTGCACCTCGATCCCGGCGATCGCGTGGCTGCTGCAGTGGTAATTCCTCCAGAAGAGAAGAACGAAAACGGGACATTGCTGCAGTAA
- a CDS encoding DNA polymerase III subunit beta has translation MELVLSQAELLRELTATQGVVERKTTIPILSNFLFEAAGDRLTITATDLDLSLRTSCGATVKKEGSCTIPARKLYDYVKLLPEGSITIKQMENHWVQIRAGRSNTKMVGMARANFPALPTFPSGSTTKLPVPALHNLIAKTIFAISNEESRYTLNGALMVIKAESIAMVATDGHRLAHIETKSSFPGVNGEMKTLVPRKAMNELKSLLDQTDQDFVEFAKDDSTLFFRIGGRLLTSRQLTGQFPNYEAVLPRDNNKAVVVGCADLMGAIQRVAQFADERSGAIRMKLEKDEIRISSSSTEAGESEEFIETSYKSDPLIIGFNSQYMLDFLKVTNSGEVRLEFKDAQSAGQIRPEGGADEYKYRYIIMPMRI, from the coding sequence ATGGAGCTCGTCCTGAGCCAGGCCGAATTGCTCAGGGAGCTCACGGCCACGCAAGGCGTAGTCGAGCGCAAGACGACGATCCCGATTCTTTCAAACTTTCTGTTTGAAGCCGCGGGTGATCGACTCACGATTACTGCTACGGACCTCGATCTGAGCCTTCGGACCTCCTGCGGTGCTACGGTGAAGAAAGAAGGATCCTGCACAATCCCAGCGCGAAAACTCTACGACTACGTGAAGCTGCTTCCCGAAGGATCAATCACCATCAAGCAGATGGAGAATCACTGGGTGCAGATTCGCGCTGGTCGATCGAATACGAAGATGGTTGGTATGGCGCGAGCAAATTTCCCAGCGCTGCCAACCTTTCCATCGGGCTCAACGACGAAGCTTCCGGTGCCGGCGCTGCACAATTTGATTGCGAAGACGATCTTTGCGATCTCGAACGAAGAATCGCGTTACACGTTAAACGGGGCTCTGATGGTAATCAAAGCCGAATCGATCGCGATGGTAGCAACGGATGGACATCGACTCGCGCACATCGAGACGAAGTCTTCTTTCCCGGGCGTGAATGGAGAGATGAAGACCCTGGTGCCGCGCAAGGCGATGAATGAATTGAAATCGCTGCTCGATCAGACAGATCAGGATTTCGTTGAATTTGCGAAAGATGATTCGACTCTGTTCTTCCGCATCGGAGGCAGGCTGCTTACTTCGCGCCAACTTACCGGACAATTTCCGAACTACGAAGCCGTGCTGCCGCGCGACAACAACAAAGCTGTCGTTGTGGGATGCGCAGACCTCATGGGCGCCATTCAGCGCGTTGCTCAATTCGCCGATGAACGATCAGGCGCGATTCGTATGAAGCTCGAGAAGGATGAGATTCGCATTTCGTCTTCGTCCACTGAAGCCGGCGAATCAGAGGAGTTCATTGAGACCAGCTATAAATCCGATCCACTGATCATCGGCTTCAACTCGCAGTACATGCTCGACTTCCTCAAGGTGACGAACTCCGGTGAAGTGCGGCTGGAGTTCAAAGACGCGCAATCGGCAGGGCAGATAAGGCCAGAGGGTGGAGCGGACGAGTACAAATATCGCTACATCATCATGCCCATGAGAATCTGA
- a CDS encoding pyridoxal phosphate-dependent aminotransferase: MATTAISSPFSARVNRIEVSATIAMTAEAAKLRAKGIDLCDMGMGEPHFNTPRHIKDAGIAAIEQNFTKYTAVGGVPELRKAIVERHATDFGSNYMPDEAVASTGGKQALFNALQVLVDHGDEVIIPVPYWVSFKDIVEYAGGKCVYVEADEEQDFRITAEIIKRAITSRTRAIILNSPCNPSGAVMYPEDMREVLLMAHRRGIYVIADECYVYLNFTGDIQSAGSVSEAREHLVIIGSLSKTYAMTGWRSGYALGPAPVIAQISKLQSQSTSNPASMVQKAAIAALEGPQDCVAEFRADYIRLRDQVLADLAQIPGVRCARPVGAFYVYPNISAYLGRGGLQSSIDVANRLLHEAHVVTVPGEGFGTHEHIRLSYATSGAVLKEALQRMKNFFASV, translated from the coding sequence ATGGCAACTACTGCGATCAGCAGTCCATTTTCGGCACGGGTAAATCGGATTGAAGTCTCGGCCACAATCGCCATGACGGCCGAAGCTGCCAAGCTGCGCGCTAAAGGAATCGATCTGTGCGACATGGGTATGGGCGAGCCGCACTTCAACACGCCACGCCACATCAAGGACGCCGGCATTGCCGCCATCGAACAGAACTTTACGAAGTATACTGCCGTTGGAGGGGTCCCCGAACTCCGCAAAGCCATCGTGGAGCGACACGCTACTGATTTCGGTTCCAACTACATGCCCGACGAGGCTGTCGCCTCAACCGGAGGCAAGCAGGCGTTGTTTAATGCCCTCCAAGTGCTCGTGGATCACGGCGACGAGGTCATCATTCCAGTTCCATATTGGGTCTCCTTCAAGGACATCGTCGAGTACGCCGGCGGAAAGTGCGTGTACGTCGAAGCCGACGAAGAGCAGGATTTTCGCATTACGGCCGAGATCATCAAGCGCGCGATTACTTCTCGGACACGCGCCATCATTTTGAACAGTCCGTGCAATCCTTCCGGCGCGGTCATGTATCCCGAAGACATGCGCGAAGTGCTTCTGATGGCGCACCGACGCGGCATCTACGTTATCGCGGACGAATGCTACGTTTACCTCAATTTCACCGGCGACATTCAGTCAGCCGGATCTGTCAGCGAAGCGCGGGAACACCTGGTAATCATCGGCTCGTTGTCGAAGACCTATGCCATGACCGGGTGGCGATCGGGATACGCGCTTGGGCCGGCTCCGGTTATTGCGCAGATTAGCAAGCTGCAGAGCCAATCCACGTCGAATCCGGCATCCATGGTACAGAAGGCTGCTATCGCTGCATTGGAAGGTCCGCAGGATTGCGTCGCCGAGTTCCGCGCAGATTACATTCGCCTGCGCGACCAGGTACTCGCCGATCTGGCTCAGATCCCTGGAGTTCGTTGTGCGCGACCAGTGGGTGCCTTCTACGTTTATCCCAACATCTCGGCATATCTTGGCCGTGGGGGTCTGCAGTCGAGCATCGATGTTGCCAACCGTCTGCTGCATGAGGCGCACGTGGTTACCGTTCCTGGCGAAGGCTTCGGGACGCACGAGCATATACGTCTCTCATACGCCACGAGCGGCGCGGTCCTTAAGGAAGCGTTGCAACGCATGAAGAATTTCTTCGCATCGGTGTAG
- a CDS encoding pantetheine-phosphate adenylyltransferase — protein MKQIRAIYPGSFDPLTNGHLDLIDRGSKIFHELIVAILRNSEKEPLFDVAERKEMLIEATSRWPNVRIDTFSGLLVDYVVQQRAHAVLRGIRAISDYEYELQMALMNRKLNAQVETVFMMPAETYSYLSSRLVKEVFRLGGSVRQLVPPEVEKRLYNKVHPEVSLARQGKH, from the coding sequence ATGAAACAAATCAGGGCTATATACCCCGGATCCTTTGATCCGCTAACGAACGGCCATCTGGACCTTATTGACCGTGGAAGCAAAATCTTCCACGAGCTGATCGTGGCCATTCTTCGAAATTCGGAGAAAGAACCCCTTTTCGACGTCGCCGAACGCAAGGAAATGCTCATAGAAGCGACGTCGCGCTGGCCCAATGTACGCATCGATACCTTCTCCGGACTGCTGGTGGATTACGTTGTTCAGCAGAGGGCGCACGCTGTCTTGCGCGGCATCCGCGCAATTAGCGATTATGAGTATGAGCTGCAGATGGCCCTCATGAACCGCAAGTTGAACGCGCAAGTGGAAACCGTGTTCATGATGCCCGCCGAGACTTATTCTTATCTGAGCTCGCGCCTGGTGAAGGAAGTGTTCCGGCTGGGCGGTTCGGTTCGTCAATTGGTTCCCCCTGAGGTAGAGAAGCGGTTGTATAACAAAGTTCACCCTGAAGTTTCGCTGGCCAGGCAGGGGAAGCACTAG
- the recA gene encoding recombinase RecA, producing the protein MADEKSRAIDLALSQIEKQFGKGSIMRLGSKEAIVPISVISTGAISFDAALGVGGFPRGRVIEVFGPESSGKTTITLQVIAEAQKAGGMAAFVDAEHALDPTYAKRLGVDVDNLLVSQPDYGEQALEITEALVRSNAIDVLVVDSVAALVPKAELDGEMGDSHVGLQARLMSQALRKLTGTVSKSRTCLIFINQIREKIGVMFGNPETTTGGRALKFYSSVRVDIRRIAAIKEGDLVVGSRTKVKVVKNKVAAPFREAEFDIMYGEGISREGDLLDLAANHNIVEKSGSWFSYKGERIGQGRENAKVFLKENKDLAGKIEVEVRKALGLTAAGEKAAAAAGPNGAGAATANHPPAPPRPIPMQRK; encoded by the coding sequence ATGGCGGACGAGAAATCACGCGCAATCGATCTCGCTCTATCGCAAATTGAAAAGCAGTTTGGCAAGGGATCGATCATGCGGCTCGGCTCGAAGGAAGCGATCGTGCCGATCTCGGTTATTTCTACTGGCGCGATTTCCTTTGATGCTGCTCTTGGTGTTGGCGGCTTTCCTCGCGGACGCGTGATTGAAGTCTTCGGTCCTGAGTCCTCCGGCAAAACCACGATTACTCTCCAGGTGATCGCCGAAGCGCAGAAGGCCGGGGGGATGGCGGCTTTTGTGGACGCAGAGCACGCGCTCGATCCGACATATGCGAAGAGACTAGGGGTCGATGTGGATAACCTGCTGGTCTCGCAGCCGGACTACGGCGAGCAGGCGCTTGAGATTACCGAAGCGTTGGTTCGATCGAATGCCATTGACGTCCTTGTCGTGGACTCAGTCGCCGCGCTCGTTCCCAAAGCGGAACTCGATGGCGAGATGGGCGACAGTCATGTTGGACTGCAGGCCCGTCTCATGTCCCAGGCTCTTCGCAAGCTCACCGGCACGGTCTCCAAGTCGCGCACTTGCCTGATCTTTATCAATCAAATCCGCGAGAAGATCGGCGTCATGTTCGGAAATCCCGAAACGACTACGGGCGGCCGCGCGTTGAAGTTCTACTCTTCCGTGCGGGTCGACATCCGGCGCATAGCTGCCATCAAAGAAGGTGATCTGGTGGTCGGCTCGCGCACCAAAGTCAAAGTCGTGAAGAACAAAGTAGCGGCTCCGTTCCGCGAAGCTGAATTCGACATCATGTACGGCGAAGGGATCTCGCGCGAAGGCGACCTGCTCGATCTGGCGGCCAATCACAACATCGTCGAGAAGTCCGGTTCATGGTTCAGCTACAAGGGCGAGCGCATCGGCCAAGGCCGCGAGAATGCAAAGGTCTTCCTGAAAGAGAACAAAGACCTCGCCGGAAAGATCGAGGTCGAAGTTCGCAAAGCGCTGGGGCTAACGGCGGCAGGCGAGAAGGCCGCTGCGGCAGCGGGGCCGAATGGAGCCGGAGCAGCAACTGCAAATCATCCGCCTGCTCCTCCACGCCCAATTCCAATGCAGCGTAAATGA
- a CDS encoding alternative thymidylate synthase: protein MSHPNGTKPACNPEGSTQQLSIPSTEVFAVHGVEPEVQAYAMAKYSRSALSMKESLREISEQKAEQFLNTFYFQYGHRSIADLAHIPMAIERLSILAAITLVDEQRWDGQERSTRYQNFKKSGFYIPEFTSSADRDQYLKTVKFLFAEYEAISDEMARYLATQIAKPAEMTQEAYQRILRARAFDISRYLLPLATNTSLGQIVNARTLETQISRLLSHTHAEVRQLGEALRQAARSASYNVNEAVYRKLVDEIAAENPALAERAREVLLKDVKVAATLVKYAEASRYEQETRRELRQALRELIPIDTVIQDGQLEQSFVVDLLEHEPLEIELASTLLYGADHYSYRQIREAVSSISSARREEIIALGMRHRGKHDELLRFFAAGQAFRFDILMDIGGFRDMHRHRRCIQIEQEFTNLHGFATPEELRSSGLQDRYGETMLRASDTHDQFCGSHDPNGEQNAQYVLPLAFKKRTLFKMDFAEAVYISELRTTPAGHRSYREVAYAMYEAVARRHPSLAKYFRVHDVREPVDLLKR from the coding sequence ATGTCTCATCCCAACGGAACTAAACCGGCCTGTAATCCGGAAGGGTCAACACAGCAGCTTTCTATTCCGTCGACGGAAGTGTTTGCCGTTCACGGTGTCGAACCCGAAGTGCAGGCTTACGCAATGGCCAAGTACTCACGCTCTGCACTCTCGATGAAGGAGTCACTGAGGGAGATCAGCGAGCAGAAGGCCGAGCAGTTCCTCAACACCTTCTACTTTCAGTACGGACATCGCTCGATCGCCGATTTGGCACACATCCCGATGGCCATCGAAAGGCTCTCGATTCTAGCTGCGATCACACTTGTGGATGAGCAGCGTTGGGACGGCCAAGAACGCTCGACGCGATACCAGAACTTCAAGAAGAGCGGCTTTTACATTCCGGAATTCACCAGCTCCGCGGATCGTGACCAATACCTTAAGACCGTAAAGTTTCTATTCGCCGAATACGAAGCGATCTCCGATGAAATGGCGCGTTATCTCGCTACACAGATTGCAAAACCTGCCGAGATGACGCAGGAAGCTTACCAGCGCATCTTGCGCGCGCGTGCCTTCGACATCTCTCGCTATCTGCTGCCGTTAGCGACGAATACCTCGCTTGGCCAAATTGTGAATGCACGGACACTGGAAACCCAGATCTCGCGCTTGCTCAGTCACACACATGCCGAGGTTCGGCAACTAGGAGAGGCGCTCAGGCAAGCAGCGCGTTCAGCTTCCTACAATGTCAACGAAGCCGTATACCGCAAGCTGGTGGATGAGATTGCGGCTGAGAATCCGGCTCTCGCCGAGCGCGCTCGGGAAGTGCTGCTCAAGGATGTGAAGGTTGCGGCCACACTCGTGAAGTATGCCGAGGCAAGTCGTTACGAGCAGGAGACTCGTCGTGAGCTCCGCCAGGCTCTTCGCGAACTCATTCCCATCGATACGGTGATCCAGGACGGTCAACTGGAGCAGTCTTTTGTTGTCGATTTGCTCGAACATGAGCCGCTCGAGATTGAGCTGGCCAGCACGCTGCTATACGGAGCCGATCACTACAGCTATCGTCAGATTCGGGAGGCGGTCTCATCGATTTCCTCGGCGCGTCGAGAAGAAATTATCGCTCTCGGTATGCGCCATCGAGGCAAGCACGACGAGCTGCTGCGTTTCTTCGCCGCCGGCCAAGCATTTCGCTTCGACATTCTCATGGACATCGGCGGATTTCGCGACATGCATCGTCACCGCCGCTGCATTCAGATCGAACAGGAGTTCACGAACCTCCACGGCTTCGCTACTCCTGAGGAACTCCGTTCTTCAGGCCTCCAGGATCGTTACGGTGAAACGATGTTGCGCGCCTCCGACACGCATGACCAGTTCTGCGGGAGTCACGATCCGAATGGAGAGCAGAACGCGCAATATGTACTGCCTTTGGCCTTCAAGAAACGCACGCTCTTCAAAATGGACTTCGCAGAAGCCGTCTATATTTCCGAGCTGCGAACTACGCCGGCGGGACATCGCTCATATCGGGAAGTGGCTTATGCGATGTATGAAGCGGTGGCTCGGCGGCATCCATCACTTGCGAAGTATTTCCGGGTGCATGACGTGCGGGAGCCTGTGGATTTGTTAAAGCGATAA
- a CDS encoding DNA oxidative demethylase AlkB: MPSKRQRSSGNLFEDAIEEPRTEPLATGATVLRGFALQHEMAVLSAIREVVAKAPFRQMITPGGYRMSVAMSNCGSLGWVTDRSGYRYDSQDPMSGLPWPPIPMPLFRLASNAATEAGFPNFVPDACLINRYETGARLSLHQDKDEKDFSQPIVSVSLGVPAVFLFGGLKRNDKTVRVRLTHGDVVVWGGPARLRYHGVQPLKEDHHPLVGDLRVNLTFRKAG, from the coding sequence ATGCCAAGTAAGCGCCAGCGCAGCAGCGGAAATCTCTTCGAGGATGCTATCGAGGAACCACGAACTGAGCCGCTGGCGACCGGCGCAACGGTTCTCCGTGGCTTTGCATTACAGCACGAAATGGCAGTCCTCTCAGCAATTCGTGAGGTGGTTGCGAAGGCTCCATTTCGGCAAATGATTACGCCCGGTGGTTATCGCATGTCGGTAGCCATGTCGAACTGCGGATCACTGGGCTGGGTCACAGACCGAAGCGGCTATCGCTATGACAGTCAGGATCCGATGAGCGGCTTGCCTTGGCCGCCGATACCGATGCCACTCTTCAGACTCGCAAGTAATGCCGCGACTGAAGCCGGATTCCCAAATTTCGTACCTGACGCCTGTCTGATCAATCGCTATGAAACCGGCGCACGCCTCTCGCTCCATCAGGACAAAGACGAGAAGGATTTCAGTCAGCCCATTGTCTCAGTGTCGCTCGGAGTTCCGGCGGTGTTTCTGTTTGGCGGCCTGAAGCGCAACGACAAAACCGTTCGAGTGAGACTCACGCATGGTGACGTTGTGGTCTGGGGTGGTCCGGCACGGCTTCGCTATCACGGAGTTCAGCCTCTGAAGGAAGATCACCATCCACTCGTCGGCGATCTCCGTGTCAATCTGACCTTCCGCAAGGCTGGATGA
- a CDS encoding proline hydroxylase — protein sequence MSNASVIPIDSLSERSARIPSLDWVRISRELDAYGNAVLGRLLSPEECLEIAALYSKDDLFRSKVVMSRHGFGQGEYKYFKYPLPELLAEVRTTMYPHLAPIANRWNQALGIHVNFPERHADFIRRCHGAGQEKPTPLLLQYGPEDYNCLHQDLYGEHVFPLQLAILLSKPGRDFEGGEFVMTEQRPRMQSRAQVVPLHQGDGVLFAVHNRPVQGTRGVYRVNLRHGVSRVRSGQRHTLGIIFHDAK from the coding sequence ATGAGCAACGCGTCTGTGATCCCGATCGATTCATTGAGTGAAAGAAGTGCAAGGATTCCGTCCCTCGATTGGGTACGAATCTCTCGGGAACTGGATGCTTACGGCAATGCTGTACTCGGCCGTCTGCTCTCTCCTGAAGAGTGCCTAGAGATTGCGGCTCTGTATTCGAAGGACGATCTATTTCGCAGCAAAGTCGTGATGTCGCGCCATGGCTTTGGGCAAGGTGAATACAAGTACTTCAAGTATCCTCTGCCCGAATTGCTTGCGGAGGTACGCACAACGATGTATCCGCATCTGGCTCCAATCGCGAATCGATGGAATCAGGCGTTGGGCATCCACGTAAATTTCCCGGAAAGGCACGCCGACTTCATCAGGCGCTGTCACGGGGCGGGACAAGAGAAACCAACTCCGCTGCTGCTGCAATACGGACCCGAGGACTACAACTGCCTGCATCAGGATCTCTATGGGGAGCATGTCTTTCCGCTTCAGCTCGCCATTCTTCTGTCCAAACCAGGACGAGACTTCGAAGGCGGCGAGTTCGTCATGACTGAGCAGCGTCCTCGCATGCAGTCTAGAGCGCAAGTAGTGCCTCTGCATCAGGGAGACGGGGTGCTGTTCGCGGTACATAATCGTCCAGTGCAGGGCACGCGGGGAGTCTATCGCGTCAACCTTCGACACGGAGTGAGCCGCGTCCGCTCCGGTCAGCGGCACACATTGGGAATCATCTTTCACGATGCCAAGTAA